The genomic region aattacgactttttatctcgcaattaggactttttctcaaaattgcgagCTCCTGGACAGTCTGAGTTGCAACCTGGCGGTGTCAGATGGACCGAAACATAATGTCCCAGAGGTGTTCTATTGGATTTAGGTCAGTTGAGCGTGGCCAGTGGCCTGCCAAGGTCATTTTGTAGTGTtctggcagtgctcatcctgttcctccttgcacaaagatgcagataccggtcctgctgatgggttaaggaccttctaaagccctgtccagctctcctagagtaactgcctgtctcctggaatgtcctccatgctcttgaaactgtgctgggagacacagcaaaccttcGGATGTGCCATCCTGAAggagttggactgcctgtgcaacctctgtagggtccaggtatcgcctcatgctaccattagtgacactgaccctagcCAAATGCACAACTAGTGATAAACAGGcagaaaagatgagtagggaaaaaaaattcagtggctgtaaaaccattcctgttttgggggtcgtctcatataaatatatatattatatatatatatatatatatatatatatatatatatatatatatatacacatacactcacaattgcgtgttatGATACCATTTGTGAGGGAAAATGTGtgatttttctcagaattgtgagtttatatctcgcaattctgactttataacttgcaattgaaaaaaaagtcagaattgtgagataaaaagtattttatttagtggcggaaacaggcttccatacaggttttgtgagattcaccatACCAAAACGTTCAAATAAAAACACGATTTCTATAGCAAAGACAGAgaattattttacttttgttcATACGTACTCTCGGCAGAATGTGCGTCACACAATACAGCAAATGGACAAAACaaactattttcattttgtagGGTCTGGCATTCAGCAATACACCATAATTAGCAGTTAAGGACAATTTGTAAGGTGCCTAATACACAAAACGATCAGGAATGTTAATGGTCACTCTACAAATGCACTTCTCAATGATTTCTATTCATAcagttaatattattattattattattaccattatataaaaacaaatctacACAAAATATAGAGCCAAATATTTACACAGAGGAAGAGAGCAGGAATATTTACAAAAGACAACTTTCAGTGATGCATCTACATAAGAAcgagtataaatatatatgcatgtTAAAATGACAGTCTTTGTTCAGATATTGGTGATGTCACTGATGACATCACAATCCCGCCATCTGCGAGAGCTGCACTTTAAATTGTTGTGCCAAGTGCGAGAGGTCCGTCACACGATCTACCATTTCCTGTACAGCAGCTGTGTTGGGATAGTGAAGGGCCGCCGTTTTTGTGGCACCCACGACTGTCTTTAGCATCTCGCACAGCACGTTGCTTAAGTTCATAACGCGATTTGCCACTTCTGCCGCCGAGGCCTGTCTTGACAGAGTGTCACCGATAAACACGAGCTTGTGGGCGCTGAGAATGACAAACTTGCCATGTGCAACGAAGATTCGAGGAGGTTGCCCGGCCTTCACGCAGCCGAAAAAAGCATCTACCGCATTCAGCAGAGTCACAAAGTGCTGTTCACATTGGTCCGCATAGAAGCCCAACAGTTGCCGATCACGTAAACCCAACGGAGCTCCGCCTCCCGTGGAGAAATTAGAGGAGGAGtctgaggaggaagaggaggagccTGTTGAATGTTGATGGGAGATCCACTTGGTGATGTCATTCTCTACAGGTTTGATCACTTCCTGTTCGAGCTGTTTAAACTGGTTCAGCTGTTGAGTGAGACAAAAAATTTCAaagttagttttatttaaaattttaaatcatcattaaatgactttaaaaaaaattcaagaaaaATGGTGCGACATTTCTGGTGCACCTTTTTCtccataaaatacaaaaattaattaaaaatgaacaattatGTATAATAGAGTAGTACTATAGTAGTATATGCTACGAATAaagtaatatatataaacacacacacacatctcaaGCGTAGTTTGTTCAACTCAAATCAGGTAAACAAATCTTTGAAAAATCCTTCTTAGgatatttaaaattatgtttttgcatGCATTTTGAGATGGACAATAACAACATGACATATACAGTTTTAAAACAACCAAAGAATGTGTAAACATCTTAAACAGTTTATATGGGCAGCTCTCTAGGCTTAAGTTTACATGGAACAGGAACCATCTGTCCTAGAAAAGAGTTGAGATCTTTGAGATCTGCACCTGTGAGGTTGTTATAGCCAAACTCTGATATATGGCGAACATATGGACACCCTAAGATCTCACACGAACCAACAAAAACCCTTTTTCTTGTGATGTATTTACATCTGATGGGTTTTGCCATCCTGTTCTTTCACCTAATTTGTCCACAACTTAATTTGTATACTTCTGGTGTTTCCATTCTTATCCCTTCTATGGTTAACAAAGCATCTTTCATGCTGTACTGTATTtcctagagttgtcaaaagtcagtactgaaatttttaaaatgtgacgataccagcatttccccctagccTTTTGAACGCTATTGagcagattcttaaacacctctgattggccattgttcacgtgctcaacagatatgtctgtgattggctacaatgatcaatacctcaaaaacatgttgtaaacagACAACATGTtataataacatgtttttgaagcattgataaTTGTAGTAAATCACAGACAAATctgttgagcgtgtgaacacaatggccaatcagaggtgtttaagaagcTGCTCCACAgcgggggaaatgctggtatcatcatatttttaacatttcagtaccgacttggtactgaaatcggtacttttgacaaccctagtATTTCCTCACTCTAAAGGCACTTAATCATAAGCTACTTCCTTGTTCACTGATGACTGACACACAAGCTGATGACATTTATGTGCACGTGTCATGTACCTGTTCTTGGGCAAGTTGGACTTTGCTCTGTTTGGTGATGTTCTCCTTCTCTAAGAGTTCCTTCTGTTGTCGTTCGAATTCATCTTTTCCctgcaaaaatgacaaaaggtCAGTCAGCAAGTCGCaacaaattgtttcaaagcagctttacagaaactAGTGTCTTAATGCACCAGTGAGCAACCAAAATCCACTGTGGTATTAAACTAATCCtattttaattcaaataatttttttgtctcATGAACTGAATTTGAATAAGCAACTGTCtctctttattttctttaaaaaatctgGCAACCTCTTGCATAAGATGAATATCCTCTCTTAGTCTTTTGCTTAAGTACATGCTCAGATTTTAATTTCAACAGCATGTCACTCTGACATGCTCACATGTGAGATCTCATTTCTAATCTCTGCATGCAGGATTAACAGATGGACAGAGGATAGATGGAAGCCAATggactgaaaattctgtcattaattactcaccctaatgtcattccaaacccgaaagacctttgttcatcttcggaacacaagtaaagatctttttgatgaaatctgagagctttctgtccctccattgacagctaaataaataccactttgatgcttcaaaaggttcataaagagattgtaaaactaatctaCATGAATTGAGTgctttagtccaaattttctgaagagacacgatcacaTTATaagatgaacagatttaattcacATATGGTGGTTATGTACATGATAGTtatgtagctgtctatggagagacagaaagctctcagattcatcaaaaagatcttaatttttgttcagaAGAtaaaaagtcttacaggttttgaatgacatgagggtaattaatgacagaattttaatttttcggtgaactaaccctttaagtattgtGTTGTAGTGTAATTCCTACCTGCAGATGGACATAGTCATAATCTTCCATCCAGCTTTTAACGCACTTCTCACTGTTCATGTTTGCTTTGTCATGTGATACGGGGAAAGGTTTGGTCTGGCTTCCGTAGCTCTCATCCTCCGTTGGGGTGCAAGTAAAGGGGTGAACAATGCCCTCTATTGGTGCCCTTCGGAAGAGCATTTCTGCGCTGCCACCTATTGTTGAAGCCAGCTGCTTGGCATCATCAGGCACCGTCCGTGACACCATTACAAAACGTTCTAGTTCGTCACTCTTGCTCTGATGCTTGGTGCCAATTGCTAGGATCTGAAGCGGCCAGTTATTGTTTTCTAAAGTCTGGTGTGTTTGTTGAAGAATCTGATGGGAATCTTCCAAGCGCTGCAACTGGCGTCGCAACTTAGAGTGCAGTCCTTGATCGGACAGCGTGGAGGCGTTTGCTGCCGCTCCACGGCCAAATACGAGAAATTCTGTGAGCGAACTCTTGACGCGCTCCAATAAAACACGGACCTCATTGGCATGGCGCTCCATGAAGCTGTATGTCCGCCAGTGAGGGGATGCTGCAAGAGTTTGCAGCGAGCAAACAGAAGACTCCAGACCTTGCTGGAGGCGACCCAACCTCTGAAACGCAGAGTCTAGATCCAATGCCAGACGACTCTCGGCGGGAGATCcggcagaagaagaagaagtcgACATGCTGCTGCGAGTGCTTCCCGTGCTGGAAAACGACAAGCGGTTTACTCCTTCGGTCACGTCACCAAGCAACCGAGTGTCAGCCGGTGGGATATCGTAAATTGACTTATTCCTGTCCTTCTCAG from Chanodichthys erythropterus isolate Z2021 chromosome 15, ASM2448905v1, whole genome shotgun sequence harbors:
- the nedd9 gene encoding enhancer of filamentation 1 isoform X2, whose product is MAKALYDNVPESPEELAFRKGDILTVIEQNTGGLEGWWLCSLHGRQGIAPGNRLKLLIGPMFEGQTSASPSPPQGHALQQRPLTPQGVYQVPPSHQSPQGQGIYQIPPSKDVYQVPQRSALAADGTPCKFIFPGFLGSRGDLRLMGTTREIWVVTPVRVGQTYAYSPASDSSHDLYDVPPVRPQGVYDIPPSKQTGQHSIPRSQGIYDTPPSQDLRSKGLYDIPPSSQGVYSTPPCRNNIAQDEGNYDFPQPSKHKQEGVYDVPPTSISKASSCSNYDFPPSSEPVSRKGMNNSVGIYDVPPSQLAAGGSGDLYDIPRGMPQNRHASTEKDRNKSIYDIPPADTRLLGDVTEGVNRLSFSSTGSTRSSMSTSSSSAGSPAESRLALDLDSAFQRLGRLQQGLESSVCSLQTLAASPHWRTYSFMERHANEVRVLLERVKSSLTEFLVFGRGAAANASTLSDQGLHSKLRRQLQRLEDSHQILQQTHQTLENNNWPLQILAIGTKHQSKSDELERFVMVSRTVPDDAKQLASTIGGSAEMLFRRAPIEGIVHPFTCTPTEDESYGSQTKPFPVSHDKANMNSEKCVKSWMEDYDYVHLQGKDEFERQQKELLEKENITKQSKVQLAQEQLNQFKQLEQEVIKPVENDITKWISHQHSTGSSSSSSDSSSNFSTGGGAPLGLRDRQLLGFYADQCEQHFVTLLNAVDAFFGCVKAGQPPRIFVAHGKFVILSAHKLVFIGDTLSRQASAAEVANRVMNLSNVLCEMLKTVVGATKTAALHYPNTAAVQEMVDRVTDLSHLAQQFKVQLSQMAGL
- the nedd9 gene encoding enhancer of filamentation 1 isoform X1, encoding MKYKNLMAKALYDNVPESPEELAFRKGDILTVIEQNTGGLEGWWLCSLHGRQGIAPGNRLKLLIGPMFEGQTSASPSPPQGHALQQRPLTPQGVYQVPPSHQSPQGQGIYQIPPSKDVYQVPQRSALAADGTPCKFIFPGFLGSRGDLRLMGTTREIWVVTPVRVGQTYAYSPASDSSHDLYDVPPVRPQGVYDIPPSKQTGQHSIPRSQGIYDTPPSQDLRSKGLYDIPPSSQGVYSTPPCRNNIAQDEGNYDFPQPSKHKQEGVYDVPPTSISKASSCSNYDFPPSSEPVSRKGMNNSVGIYDVPPSQLAAGGSGDLYDIPRGMPQNRHASTEKDRNKSIYDIPPADTRLLGDVTEGVNRLSFSSTGSTRSSMSTSSSSAGSPAESRLALDLDSAFQRLGRLQQGLESSVCSLQTLAASPHWRTYSFMERHANEVRVLLERVKSSLTEFLVFGRGAAANASTLSDQGLHSKLRRQLQRLEDSHQILQQTHQTLENNNWPLQILAIGTKHQSKSDELERFVMVSRTVPDDAKQLASTIGGSAEMLFRRAPIEGIVHPFTCTPTEDESYGSQTKPFPVSHDKANMNSEKCVKSWMEDYDYVHLQGKDEFERQQKELLEKENITKQSKVQLAQEQLNQFKQLEQEVIKPVENDITKWISHQHSTGSSSSSSDSSSNFSTGGGAPLGLRDRQLLGFYADQCEQHFVTLLNAVDAFFGCVKAGQPPRIFVAHGKFVILSAHKLVFIGDTLSRQASAAEVANRVMNLSNVLCEMLKTVVGATKTAALHYPNTAAVQEMVDRVTDLSHLAQQFKVQLSQMAGL
- the nedd9 gene encoding enhancer of filamentation 1 isoform X3; this encodes MKYKNLMAKALYDNVPESPEELAFRKGDILTVIEQNTGGLEGWWLCSLHGRQGIAPGNRLKLLIGPMFEGQTSASPSPPQGHALQQRPLTPQGVYQVPPSHQSPQGQGIYQIPPSKDVYQVPQRSALAADGTPCKVVTPVRVGQTYAYSPASDSSHDLYDVPPVRPQGVYDIPPSKQTGQHSIPRSQGIYDTPPSQDLRSKGLYDIPPSSQGVYSTPPCRNNIAQDEGNYDFPQPSKHKQEGVYDVPPTSISKASSCSNYDFPPSSEPVSRKGMNNSVGIYDVPPSQLAAGGSGDLYDIPRGMPQNRHASTEKDRNKSIYDIPPADTRLLGDVTEGVNRLSFSSTGSTRSSMSTSSSSAGSPAESRLALDLDSAFQRLGRLQQGLESSVCSLQTLAASPHWRTYSFMERHANEVRVLLERVKSSLTEFLVFGRGAAANASTLSDQGLHSKLRRQLQRLEDSHQILQQTHQTLENNNWPLQILAIGTKHQSKSDELERFVMVSRTVPDDAKQLASTIGGSAEMLFRRAPIEGIVHPFTCTPTEDESYGSQTKPFPVSHDKANMNSEKCVKSWMEDYDYVHLQGKDEFERQQKELLEKENITKQSKVQLAQEQLNQFKQLEQEVIKPVENDITKWISHQHSTGSSSSSSDSSSNFSTGGGAPLGLRDRQLLGFYADQCEQHFVTLLNAVDAFFGCVKAGQPPRIFVAHGKFVILSAHKLVFIGDTLSRQASAAEVANRVMNLSNVLCEMLKTVVGATKTAALHYPNTAAVQEMVDRVTDLSHLAQQFKVQLSQMAGL